One segment of Chloroflexota bacterium DNA contains the following:
- a CDS encoding YggT family protein produces the protein MEYFVRTIDILCYVLIVAIIARSILSWFSLRPDNPLHPILVALDLITQPLLSPLRRVIPRTGMFDITPMVAIFLLYLIGQLIHLMPT, from the coding sequence ATGGAATACTTTGTCCGCACTATCGATATTCTGTGCTATGTGCTCATTGTAGCTATAATCGCCAGGTCTATACTGTCATGGTTCAGCCTTCGGCCCGACAATCCCCTTCACCCGATCTTGGTTGCCCTTGACCTGATTACTCAACCCCTGCTTAGCCCACTGCGGCGTGTCATCCCCAGAACAGGCATGTTTGACATCACGCCTATGGTAGCCATCTTTCTCCTTTATCTGATTGGCCAACTGATACATCTTATGCCGACTTAG
- a CDS encoding SDR family oxidoreductase, with protein sequence MTIRLEGKVAVVTGGSSGIGRSTALAFAREGTRVVVADVSTDGGKETVQMIKDNGGDAIFVKTDVTQADEVQALVAKAVEAYGRIDFAFNNAGVEGEVASMTTCTEENWEHVVNTNLKSVWLCMKYEILQMLKQGGGAIVNTASVYGLVGGGPNPAYVSSKHGVVGLTKAAALECAQSGIRVNAVCPGVIYTPMVKRLMDDYPAMEQIAKDMHPMARLGTPEEIAQAVVWLCSDAASFVTGHPLAVDGGLVAR encoded by the coding sequence ATGACGATAAGATTAGAAGGCAAGGTCGCTGTGGTCACGGGCGGAAGCTCCGGAATAGGACGCAGTACCGCGCTGGCCTTTGCCAGAGAAGGCACAAGGGTTGTTGTTGCTGATGTCAGCACCGATGGAGGCAAGGAGACAGTGCAGATGATCAAGGATAATGGTGGCGATGCGATTTTCGTCAAGACCGACGTTACTCAGGCAGATGAGGTTCAGGCACTGGTTGCAAAAGCGGTTGAGGCCTATGGACGCATAGACTTTGCCTTCAACAATGCTGGAGTTGAGGGGGAGGTCGCTTCCATGACCACATGCACTGAAGAGAACTGGGAGCACGTCGTTAACACCAACCTTAAGAGCGTGTGGCTTTGCATGAAGTACGAGATTCTTCAGATGCTGAAGCAAGGTGGTGGAGCCATCGTCAATACGGCGTCGGTTTACGGATTGGTTGGTGGAGGGCCCAACCCGGCCTATGTCAGCAGCAAACACGGTGTAGTGGGCCTGACGAAAGCAGCCGCACTGGAATGCGCTCAGAGTGGCATTCGTGTAAACGCCGTGTGTCCAGGAGTCATCTATACACCAATGGTGAAGCGACTCATGGACGACTATCCGGCCATGGAGCAGATCGCCAAGGACATGCACCCGATGGCACGGTTGGGTACGCCAGAAGAGATTGCCCAGGCAGTAGTTTGGCTTTGCTCGGATGCAGCATCTTTTGTTACTGGGCACCCGTTAGCCGTGGATGGTGGTCTGGTGGCACGATAA
- the coaD gene encoding pantetheine-phosphate adenylyltransferase, which produces MRIALYPGSFDPATRGHVDIATRAAALFDHLVLGVFDTPAKNLLFTTQERVGMLKETVAHLPNVSVRAYSCLTVEFVKEIGAKFIVRGLRMGSDFEREFDMALMNQRLNPGIDTVCLMSNAEYQFISSSLLKEVAEGGGDVNVFVPECVAVALKKKLSSRAKRKVRR; this is translated from the coding sequence TTGAGGATAGCACTTTACCCCGGCAGTTTTGACCCAGCAACCAGGGGGCACGTGGATATAGCTACCAGAGCCGCCGCCCTTTTTGATCACTTGGTTCTTGGTGTTTTTGATACTCCAGCCAAGAATCTCCTCTTTACAACTCAGGAAAGGGTGGGGATGCTGAAGGAAACGGTAGCCCATTTGCCTAATGTCAGCGTTAGAGCTTACAGTTGCCTGACTGTCGAATTCGTTAAGGAGATAGGTGCGAAATTCATCGTGCGGGGCCTGCGTATGGGGTCCGATTTTGAGCGTGAATTTGACATGGCGCTGATGAACCAGCGGTTGAACCCAGGAATAGATACTGTGTGCTTGATGTCCAATGCAGAGTACCAGTTCATTAGTTCAAGCCTGTTGAAAGAGGTGGCTGAAGGTGGTGGCGACGTTAACGTCTTCGTACCAGAATGCGTTGCCGTGGCGCTAAAGAAGAAGCTCTCCTCTCGGGCTAAAAGGAAGGTAAGAAGGTAA
- a CDS encoding NAD(P)/FAD-dependent oxidoreductase, whose protein sequence is MKKNYDVIVVGGGPGGTCCAALLAKKGMNVLLLEKNERVGGKGMRVSVKGFQTEMWPMNFIPVKSGPWMEAFKALGIESKLQVVLSDIATYYRRPDGKWVHNVTRMTDPYVPPDPNIIFDQWNLNSAEREAALKLLADIAMMPGDKIDSLDQTTVKEFLDQYEPMPWPLYSYIAYLTHQFTVGVIDLVPMSEVTKAFQSLMNTAGGYPRGGYGRLVESMAEVAKANGGEVKTRTRVERIIIEDGRAGGVMTTDSVFRAPIVVSNAGIHPTVLKLVGAEHLDKSYVSYVRSLLPSLGFTGARYILSKPVLPHAYYQIWSENSWFDLARYRAAVMGEMPKDVTVSICVPTNYDPEMGPPGKQLLVLGTNCSPAPEDRTVRSLMKMTDEVIAEALPEILPFIESKEGYAGPAQVSALSRDQVLPGQGGEAVGVGVTVGQCGKYKPSARSPIPGLFYVGFDAGSTSGLMGTHQAVDSGMRVAQMVYHYHLERLQSVWE, encoded by the coding sequence ATGAAGAAGAACTACGATGTCATCGTGGTCGGAGGGGGGCCAGGGGGCACCTGCTGTGCTGCCCTGCTTGCCAAGAAAGGCATGAATGTCCTGTTACTGGAGAAGAACGAGAGGGTTGGTGGTAAGGGAATGCGGGTCTCAGTAAAAGGATTCCAGACAGAAATGTGGCCTATGAACTTCATTCCGGTGAAAAGTGGGCCCTGGATGGAGGCTTTCAAGGCGCTCGGTATTGAATCAAAGCTTCAGGTGGTGCTGAGCGACATAGCTACATACTATCGCCGGCCCGACGGGAAGTGGGTTCACAATGTCACCAGAATGACGGATCCCTATGTACCGCCGGATCCCAACATCATCTTCGATCAGTGGAACCTCAATTCCGCAGAACGCGAAGCAGCTCTGAAATTGCTGGCGGATATCGCTATGATGCCTGGTGACAAGATCGACTCCCTGGATCAGACAACCGTCAAAGAATTCTTGGACCAATATGAGCCTATGCCGTGGCCTCTCTACAGCTATATAGCATATCTGACACACCAGTTCACCGTAGGGGTGATCGACCTCGTTCCGATGTCCGAGGTGACAAAGGCTTTCCAAAGTCTCATGAACACCGCCGGCGGCTATCCCAGGGGTGGCTACGGGCGACTAGTAGAAAGCATGGCCGAGGTGGCGAAAGCCAACGGAGGCGAGGTCAAGACACGCACCCGCGTGGAGAGAATCATCATCGAGGATGGCCGTGCTGGTGGCGTGATGACGACGGATAGTGTATTCAGGGCTCCAATCGTGGTCAGCAATGCTGGCATTCATCCCACCGTCCTCAAACTGGTGGGGGCAGAACATCTTGACAAAAGTTATGTCAGCTATGTGAGAAGTCTTCTCCCCAGCCTTGGATTCACCGGTGCCCGGTACATCCTCAGTAAACCTGTGCTGCCTCATGCCTACTACCAGATCTGGTCTGAGAATAGTTGGTTTGACCTGGCACGCTACAGGGCCGCCGTGATGGGAGAGATGCCCAAGGACGTAACCGTAAGCATTTGTGTTCCCACCAACTATGACCCAGAAATGGGCCCTCCTGGTAAGCAGTTGTTAGTGCTCGGAACCAATTGCTCTCCCGCTCCCGAGGACAGAACGGTGAGATCGCTCATGAAAATGACAGACGAAGTCATTGCTGAGGCCTTGCCTGAAATATTGCCGTTCATTGAGTCCAAGGAAGGATACGCCGGCCCCGCCCAGGTGTCAGCTTTGAGCCGGGATCAGGTATTGCCAGGCCAGGGGGGAGAAGCTGTGGGGGTAGGAGTAACCGTGGGCCAGTGTGGCAAATACAAGCCCTCAGCCAGATCTCCGATACCCGGGCTTTTCTACGTGGGGTTCGATGCCGGCAGCACCAGCGGTCTCATGGGAACACACCAGGCAGTAGATTCGGGCATGAGGGTAGCCCAAATGGTTTACCACTATCATCTAGAAAGGCTGCAGTCAGTATGGGAGTGA
- a CDS encoding pyrroline-5-carboxylate reductase, translating into MSVRIAFIGAGNMGEAIIRAILAKGVAKTGDVVASDVSKERRSYLSREYGVAVVSDNRHAAEKAEIVLLAIKPVSLRGVMAELKGFLQPEQVVLSIVAGASISTLCHGLNHKIVVRAMPNTPAQIGEGVTVWTTASEVREEHQQKVRSVLSALGSQIFVSDEKYIDMATAVSGSGPAYIFLIIESLIDASVHIGLPRGLAHDLVLETISGAVHLVQKSAKHPAELRNLVTSPGGTTAEGLLQLEEGGLRALLAQAIIAGYEKAKILNQE; encoded by the coding sequence ATGTCTGTGAGAATCGCCTTCATTGGTGCCGGCAACATGGGTGAGGCCATCATCCGCGCCATCCTGGCTAAGGGAGTAGCCAAGACCGGTGACGTCGTGGCCAGTGACGTCAGCAAAGAGCGACGTTCCTACCTGAGCCGCGAATACGGGGTAGCCGTTGTCTCAGACAATCGTCATGCTGCGGAGAAAGCGGAGATTGTTCTTCTGGCTATCAAGCCTGTTTCCCTGCGTGGGGTGATGGCAGAATTGAAAGGATTTCTTCAGCCGGAACAGGTAGTGCTCTCCATCGTTGCCGGTGCTTCGATATCCACCCTATGCCACGGCTTGAACCATAAGATTGTAGTTCGCGCCATGCCCAATACGCCGGCTCAAATCGGAGAGGGAGTCACCGTCTGGACAACCGCCAGCGAGGTGAGAGAGGAGCACCAACAGAAGGTGCGCTCCGTCTTGAGCGCGCTGGGCAGTCAAATATTCGTTTCTGACGAAAAATATATTGACATGGCCACCGCCGTAAGCGGAAGCGGCCCAGCATATATTTTCCTGATCATAGAATCCCTCATTGATGCCTCGGTACACATCGGCCTGCCTAGGGGGCTGGCTCACGACCTAGTGCTGGAGACGATTTCAGGAGCTGTCCACCTAGTCCAGAAGTCAGCCAAACATCCTGCCGAGCTGCGGAACCTGGTTACTTCACCCGGAGGTACGACAGCCGAGGGCTTGCTTCAATTGGAGGAGGGTGGCCTAAGAGCCCTTCTAGCTCAGGCTATTATTGCAGGATATGAGAAGGCAAAGATACTGAATCAAGAGTAA
- a CDS encoding VWA domain-containing protein: protein MFIDFFYTLKKRKVPVSITEWMALMDALSRGLISNLDEFYYLARAILVKSEAYYDQYDVAFQEYFKGIEAPAEISEKILEWLKDPINRMTLTDEEKALFDMMDFDELLREFEKRLAEQTEQHDGGNYWIGRGGRSPFGHSGSHPAGIRIGGESRGRGAIQIAQERRFRNYRSDLTLDVRQVKMALRRLRELSRIGPEDELDLEETIDATAKNAGDIELCWTRSRRNTVKLLLLMDVGGSMVPHAEVCSQLFSAAHSESHFKDFQYFYFHNCIYDNLYRDIERQGEISTEQLLRTLEPEYKVILVGDATMAVQELTEKYGAIYYYQRNDTPGIIWLKRIAEHFTHCVWLNPETEYSWNHPTVLIIGKLFPMFHLTLDGLGEAVRKLNVRR from the coding sequence ATGTTCATCGATTTCTTCTATACCCTCAAGAAAAGAAAGGTACCGGTTTCCATTACGGAATGGATGGCTCTTATGGATGCGCTATCCAGGGGCCTTATCTCCAATCTGGATGAATTCTATTATCTGGCGCGGGCGATACTGGTCAAAAGCGAGGCCTATTACGACCAATACGACGTCGCTTTTCAAGAGTACTTCAAGGGAATAGAGGCCCCGGCTGAGATATCAGAGAAGATTTTGGAATGGCTGAAGGATCCCATCAATAGGATGACCCTCACGGACGAGGAAAAAGCCCTGTTCGATATGATGGACTTCGATGAGCTTTTGCGCGAGTTTGAAAAACGGCTCGCCGAGCAGACGGAGCAGCACGATGGGGGCAATTACTGGATTGGCAGAGGAGGCAGAAGTCCTTTCGGGCACTCTGGCTCTCACCCCGCTGGTATCAGGATCGGAGGCGAGTCCAGGGGTAGAGGCGCCATACAAATCGCTCAGGAGAGGAGGTTCCGGAACTATCGGAGCGATCTGACCCTGGATGTACGCCAAGTGAAGATGGCTCTCAGACGACTGAGAGAACTAAGTCGAATTGGGCCTGAGGATGAACTGGACCTTGAAGAGACGATTGATGCTACAGCCAAGAACGCTGGCGATATTGAGCTGTGCTGGACACGGAGCAGAAGAAACACCGTAAAACTGCTCCTCTTGATGGATGTCGGTGGTTCCATGGTGCCCCATGCCGAGGTGTGCAGTCAGCTTTTCTCCGCCGCCCATTCTGAGTCCCACTTCAAGGACTTCCAATACTTCTATTTCCATAACTGCATATACGATAACCTGTATCGGGATATTGAAAGACAGGGTGAAATAAGCACTGAGCAGCTTCTGCGCACCCTGGAGCCGGAGTACAAAGTGATCTTGGTGGGAGACGCCACGATGGCCGTACAGGAGCTAACGGAGAAGTACGGGGCTATCTATTACTACCAGCGCAACGACACCCCAGGGATAATATGGCTCAAACGGATTGCGGAGCACTTCACTCATTGTGTCTGGCTTAACCCCGAAACGGAGTATTCCTGGAACCATCCCACGGTTTTGATCATCGGGAAGCTCTTTCCCATGTTCCACCTTACACTGGACGGTCTTGGAGAGGCCGTCAGGAAGCTGAACGTGAGGCGGTAG
- a CDS encoding MoxR family ATPase: MANTEFDQFRGSADYVADDALRNSVNVSMALRRPLLVRGEPGTGKTLLAHSIARGLGKRLITWNIKSTTKAQDGLYVYDTVQRLNDSRFGDRDVSDIRYYIKLGKLGQAFISSEQVVLLIDEVDKADLEFPNDLLNELDEMSFFIPETNETITAVHRPIVVITSNAEKELPDAFLRRCIFHFIEFPDPARMEEIVKVHFPDIQNNLLGEALKAFYVLRGVDEFRKKPSTAELIDWIRALIAGGIPHDRIFKEIPFVGTLLKKETDYDFFVTRHQGRRRPNSRADAYRMLY, encoded by the coding sequence TTGGCTAACACCGAGTTCGATCAATTCAGGGGTTCCGCCGACTACGTCGCCGATGATGCCCTGAGAAATTCAGTCAATGTTTCCATGGCTCTTAGGAGGCCCCTCTTGGTTAGAGGAGAGCCAGGGACAGGCAAGACTCTGCTGGCTCACAGCATCGCCCGCGGACTGGGCAAGAGACTGATCACCTGGAACATCAAGTCAACCACCAAGGCCCAGGACGGTCTATATGTGTACGACACTGTTCAGAGGCTCAATGATAGCCGCTTCGGTGACAGAGATGTCTCAGACATCAGATACTACATAAAATTAGGCAAGTTGGGACAGGCTTTCATCTCCTCGGAGCAGGTGGTACTCCTTATCGATGAAGTAGACAAGGCCGATCTGGAGTTCCCCAACGATCTTCTGAATGAGCTGGACGAAATGTCATTTTTTATTCCGGAAACGAATGAAACAATTACAGCAGTCCACCGACCCATAGTAGTCATAACCAGCAATGCGGAGAAAGAGCTCCCTGATGCCTTCTTGAGGCGTTGCATATTCCACTTCATCGAATTCCCCGACCCAGCAAGGATGGAGGAGATCGTTAAGGTGCATTTCCCCGATATCCAGAATAACCTCCTAGGAGAAGCACTGAAAGCCTTCTATGTCCTCAGAGGGGTCGATGAGTTTCGAAAGAAGCCCTCCACCGCTGAATTGATAGACTGGATCCGGGCCCTTATTGCTGGTGGAATACCCCACGATCGAATATTCAAAGAGATACCCTTTGTGGGCACTCTGCTGAAAAAGGAAACGGACTACGACTTCTTCGTGACGCGCCACCAGGGCAGAAGACGCCCAAACAGCAGAGCCGACGCCTACAGAATGCTGTATTGA
- a CDS encoding YfhL family 4Fe-4S dicluster ferredoxin — translation MAYKITEECISCGACEPECKNLAIKEGDTIYVIDPVRCTECVGWYEAPKCVELCPVDCCVPDPKHKETREQLLKKWQDQNPGKTPVAT, via the coding sequence ATGGCCTATAAGATCACCGAGGAATGTATCAGTTGCGGAGCCTGTGAACCAGAGTGCAAGAACCTGGCTATCAAGGAAGGAGACACCATCTACGTAATTGACCCTGTTAGGTGCACCGAGTGCGTAGGTTGGTACGAAGCACCTAAGTGTGTTGAACTGTGTCCCGTAGACTGCTGTGTGCCTGACCCAAAACATAAGGAAACACGCGAGCAATTGCTGAAAAAGTGGCAAGATCAGAACCCCGGGAAGACTCCAGTAGCTACTTAA
- a CDS encoding NAD(P)/FAD-dependent oxidoreductase translates to MTDATFDAVIIGGGNKALLLAMYLTKYGGMDVAIFERRHEMGGCLATDETAAPGFRSNTHANIILPWYYAPIYRDFPEFWGCGAQIDQYPCSDGSVFRNNSTCLAIYSTKHDPTQERTAREIARFSERDAERWLKLWRVWQGDAIQSTQMDMLFNPAEFRAAPQVLERQMVAYGELVSAGFEMDSMVLASSQVRAAREFWQSREMQYCVVRFAVTAVMDVNEPGTGADSLGVTATLPTLCFARGGTHQIAHAAYQMLVGGRCKFFTHTDVDKVIIEDGTAKGILLRDGTEISARKLVVSTLNPRQLCFDLIGREHLDERSARRIDLLETTFACYMDYSFALREAPEYEAAQFNPDINQCFWLGLAEDNNPEHVARECHYRRLGKWPPLEDYSPVIWCHSVVDPSYAPPGKHIAVHEQLGPPATAHTEREWMEVKKRYAEELVSIWHKHAANMTWDNIIGFHANSPYDNLRMKNFAPDGSNAIIDCAPYQRYENRPIPELANHRTPIKNLYATGGAWHPGANAGSAESYNCYKIIAADLGLGKPWEERGKEEPDSLVHQLKNINLRLQESAAPKADVW, encoded by the coding sequence ATGACTGATGCCACGTTTGATGCGGTAATAATTGGCGGAGGGAACAAAGCGCTACTTCTTGCCATGTATCTCACTAAATACGGTGGCATGGATGTTGCCATTTTCGAGAGAAGGCACGAGATGGGCGGTTGCCTCGCCACCGACGAGACAGCAGCCCCTGGGTTTCGCAGCAATACCCACGCCAACATAATCCTGCCCTGGTACTATGCTCCCATCTATCGCGATTTCCCGGAATTCTGGGGCTGTGGGGCGCAGATCGATCAGTATCCCTGCAGCGATGGCTCAGTGTTCAGGAACAACAGCACCTGCCTCGCTATCTACAGCACCAAGCATGACCCAACCCAGGAACGCACGGCCAGAGAGATCGCCCGGTTTTCAGAAAGGGATGCCGAGCGTTGGCTCAAGCTCTGGAGGGTGTGGCAGGGTGACGCCATTCAGAGCACTCAGATGGATATGCTCTTCAACCCGGCAGAGTTTCGTGCAGCACCCCAGGTGCTGGAAAGGCAGATGGTTGCGTACGGGGAACTTGTGAGTGCTGGCTTTGAGATGGACTCGATGGTTCTTGCGTCCAGCCAGGTCCGCGCCGCGCGGGAATTTTGGCAGAGCAGGGAAATGCAGTATTGTGTGGTCAGGTTTGCTGTCACAGCAGTGATGGACGTGAACGAACCAGGAACGGGAGCCGACTCCCTCGGCGTTACAGCCACACTACCAACATTGTGTTTTGCCAGGGGTGGCACTCACCAGATAGCTCATGCCGCCTATCAGATGCTGGTGGGTGGCCGGTGCAAATTCTTCACCCATACAGATGTAGACAAGGTCATCATAGAGGACGGGACTGCCAAGGGCATTCTACTCAGAGATGGCACTGAGATCAGCGCCAGAAAGCTGGTAGTAAGCACCCTCAATCCGCGCCAGCTTTGTTTTGATCTAATAGGCAGAGAGCACCTGGACGAACGAAGTGCGCGGCGTATCGATCTCCTGGAAACCACTTTCGCCTGCTACATGGACTACAGCTTTGCGCTGCGTGAAGCGCCTGAGTATGAAGCTGCCCAGTTTAATCCAGACATCAATCAATGCTTCTGGTTGGGGCTGGCAGAGGACAACAATCCTGAGCATGTTGCCAGGGAGTGTCACTACAGACGGCTGGGAAAGTGGCCTCCCCTGGAGGACTACTCCCCCGTTATCTGGTGCCACAGCGTGGTTGACCCGAGCTATGCGCCTCCTGGGAAGCACATCGCCGTTCATGAGCAGCTTGGCCCACCGGCCACTGCCCACACCGAAAGGGAATGGATGGAAGTGAAGAAGCGCTACGCAGAGGAGTTGGTCAGTATTTGGCACAAGCATGCCGCCAATATGACCTGGGACAATATCATTGGCTTCCATGCCAACAGCCCCTACGACAACCTGCGCATGAAGAACTTCGCACCGGACGGAAGCAATGCCATTATCGATTGCGCGCCTTATCAGCGTTACGAGAACAGGCCTATCCCGGAACTGGCTAACCACAGGACTCCGATAAAGAATCTGTATGCCACAGGTGGGGCCTGGCACCCTGGAGCAAACGCAGGATCGGCTGAGTCATACAATTGCTACAAGATTATCGCCGCCGATCTGGGGTTGGGCAAGCCGTGGGAAGAGAGGGGGAAGGAAGAGCCGGACTCCTTGGTGCACCAACTGAAGAACATAAACCTGAGGCTGCAAGAATCGGCCGCGCCGAAGGCGGATGTTTGGTAA
- a CDS encoding YggS family pyridoxal phosphate-dependent enzyme codes for MQIRHNIHEVERRIARAAEKSGRSPGDITIIAVTKTIEPRLIQEAFQAGMRHFGESRIQEASDKIGQLSALQPPPTWHMVGHLQTNKAGLAVELFQFIQSLDSIKLAEVISHRAQRDMPILLQVNVSGEASKFGFSPDQVSSAAQVIAHLPHLQIEGLMTIAPLATNPEEVRPFFRQLRLLRDSLGLEHLSMGMTDDFEVAVEEGATMVRIGRAIFGEREE; via the coding sequence ATGCAGATCAGGCATAATATTCATGAAGTGGAAAGGCGTATCGCCAGAGCTGCTGAGAAATCTGGCAGATCTCCTGGCGATATAACCATCATTGCTGTGACCAAGACGATTGAACCCCGGCTCATTCAGGAGGCTTTCCAAGCTGGTATGAGACACTTTGGTGAGAGCAGGATCCAGGAAGCCAGTGACAAGATCGGTCAGCTCTCTGCCCTCCAGCCGCCTCCTACCTGGCATATGGTTGGCCATCTTCAGACTAACAAGGCCGGTCTAGCCGTAGAGCTTTTCCAATTCATTCAGAGTCTCGATTCGATCAAACTGGCAGAGGTCATCAGCCATCGTGCTCAGCGCGATATGCCCATTCTTCTCCAGGTGAACGTTTCCGGTGAGGCCAGCAAGTTCGGGTTCTCTCCTGACCAGGTCTCCTCAGCAGCACAGGTGATAGCCCATCTCCCTCATCTTCAGATAGAAGGGCTGATGACTATAGCACCGCTTGCCACTAATCCCGAAGAGGTGCGCCCCTTTTTCCGTCAGTTGCGCTTGTTGCGCGACTCTCTGGGACTGGAGCACCTCTCCATGGGAATGACGGATGACTTTGAGGTGGCTGTGGAAGAAGGGGCCACCATGGTGAGAATTGGTCGCGCCATCTTTGGCGAAAGAGAGGAGTAA
- a CDS encoding glutamate-5-semialdehyde dehydrogenase, which produces MKRVSAIDELEAKGQAAKAASRKLARLSTEVKNRALSNVADGLVSRTGEILEANQRDRAAAEASGMGPAMLDRLLLSPERLAAMAQDVRAVVALPDPVGEVFDMRTMPNGLQVGKKRVPLGVIGAIYESRPNVTVDISTLCLKSGNAVVLRSGKEAINSSLALAKVVQEAAYGAGVPGGAVQIIESTDRAVVNRMLKMSSVIDLLVPRGGADLIRFVSENAAVPVVAGGVGVCHTYVDKSADLHKAVAIAYNAKVQRPTVCNALDTLLVHADIAESYLKLISREWGKAGVEMHCDEAALRILKDVPSLKVLPSVEADWGKEFLALVAAVKVVNSLDEALEHIQRYTSGHSEAIVTEDYTAALRFLDEIDAACVYVNASTRFTDGGQFGLGAEVGISTQKLHARGPMGLRELTSYKWIIFGSGQVRP; this is translated from the coding sequence ATGAAAAGGGTATCCGCCATAGATGAACTAGAGGCCAAAGGACAAGCCGCAAAGGCGGCATCCAGAAAGCTGGCCCGGCTTTCCACTGAGGTCAAGAACCGGGCTTTGTCCAACGTGGCTGATGGCCTCGTCTCTCGGACGGGTGAGATTCTCGAGGCCAACCAACGCGACCGCGCTGCCGCAGAGGCCTCAGGCATGGGTCCGGCGATGCTTGACCGACTGCTCTTGAGTCCAGAACGCCTTGCGGCTATGGCGCAGGATGTGCGGGCAGTGGTCGCACTCCCCGACCCCGTGGGCGAGGTCTTCGACATGCGCACCATGCCCAACGGGCTTCAAGTAGGCAAGAAACGTGTGCCTTTAGGGGTGATCGGCGCGATCTACGAGAGCCGGCCTAACGTCACGGTGGATATTTCCACCCTTTGCCTCAAATCGGGCAATGCGGTTGTCCTTCGCAGCGGCAAGGAAGCCATCAATTCCAGCCTGGCTCTGGCTAAGGTGGTACAGGAAGCCGCCTATGGTGCTGGAGTGCCTGGGGGAGCTGTTCAGATCATCGAGTCCACTGACCGCGCTGTGGTAAACCGCATGCTCAAGATGAGCAGCGTCATCGATCTGCTGGTGCCCCGAGGGGGCGCCGATCTTATTCGGTTTGTGTCTGAAAACGCCGCTGTCCCGGTGGTGGCTGGTGGGGTGGGGGTATGCCACACCTATGTTGACAAGAGCGCCGATCTCCATAAGGCAGTAGCTATCGCCTACAATGCCAAGGTGCAGCGCCCCACGGTATGTAATGCGCTGGATACCCTTCTTGTCCATGCTGACATTGCCGAGTCATACCTGAAGTTGATCAGCCGTGAGTGGGGTAAAGCCGGTGTGGAGATGCATTGCGATGAGGCCGCTTTGCGGATACTCAAGGATGTTCCCTCCCTGAAAGTGCTGCCTTCGGTTGAAGCTGACTGGGGTAAGGAGTTCCTAGCGCTGGTCGCTGCCGTCAAGGTAGTCAACTCCCTGGATGAAGCCCTAGAACACATTCAGCGTTATACCTCAGGGCATTCCGAGGCCATCGTCACCGAGGACTACACCGCAGCGCTTCGCTTCCTGGACGAGATTGACGCGGCCTGTGTCTATGTCAACGCCAGCACTCGCTTTACCGATGGAGGCCAGTTCGGACTGGGCGCTGAAGTGGGCATCAGCACTCAGAAGCTTCATGCCCGTGGGCCTATGGGGCTGAGAGAACTGACCAGCTATAAGTGGATCATTTTCGGCAGTGGCCAGGTCCGTCCTTAG
- the rsmD gene encoding 16S rRNA (guanine(966)-N(2))-methyltransferase RsmD: MRVIAGSVKGRRLKSPRGSIRPTTELVRGAVFSILQPMVSDRWRALDLYAGSGALGIEALSRGASWVDFVENNPRRCAVIKENLALTGFTSQAKVYCCSVDKALSILHEVYDVVMLDPPYSDVSFVDTLRTLLGSHLVGVGSTIIVQWSSHQTLPPEMGRFELSKVRHYGDTCLSFYRQEANN; encoded by the coding sequence ATGAGGGTTATTGCTGGTAGTGTGAAGGGTAGAAGGCTGAAATCACCGCGGGGCTCCATACGTCCCACGACCGAGCTAGTACGCGGGGCCGTATTTTCTATCCTGCAACCAATGGTTAGCGATAGATGGCGGGCTCTGGATCTCTATGCTGGCAGTGGTGCCCTCGGCATCGAGGCTCTCAGCAGAGGCGCTAGCTGGGTGGACTTTGTTGAAAACAACCCTCGGCGTTGCGCTGTAATCAAGGAGAATCTAGCGCTGACGGGGTTCACATCGCAGGCCAAAGTCTACTGCTGCAGTGTGGACAAGGCGTTGTCTATACTTCACGAAGTCTATGACGTCGTAATGCTAGACCCTCCCTATTCTGATGTGTCCTTCGTAGACACTCTGAGGACATTGCTTGGTTCTCATCTTGTTGGAGTAGGTTCCACTATAATAGTACAATGGTCTTCTCACCAAACACTGCCACCAGAAATGGGGCGGTTCGAGCTATCTAAGGTTCGGCACTATGGGGATACTTGCCTTTCATTCTATCGACAGGAGGCCAACAATTGA